The Procambarus clarkii isolate CNS0578487 chromosome 91, FALCON_Pclarkii_2.0, whole genome shotgun sequence genome includes a region encoding these proteins:
- the LOC138359572 gene encoding vitellogenin-like: protein MRTALILALVAASALAGPTGQRTSCALHCTDTNLYLYQPGKSYIYDYSVTTSTALLGALEDDAHLHITARAHIDVSAPCEYTLRVTDVSLGGSSHEEQFVAAITKSPLRFSFQDGRVERLCSQVSEPAWVLNFKRGVLSTFQNSFTNKGTEQVEETDISGVCTTAYRSVSEGDVVSIEKTKDLTSCTGRPSLSSYITSSSYITDSPVQSLPVFKSTSTCRQRIEEGGEIRF from the exons ATGCGTACCGCTCTCATCCTCGCCCTTGTGGCAGCCTCCGCCTTAGCAG GTCCTACAGGCCAGCGGACCTCCTGCGCCCTCCACTGCACCGATACCAACCTATACTTATATCAACCAG GCAAAAGCTACATATACGACTACTCTGTGACCACGTCGACGGCGCTACTGGGCGCCCTGGAGGATGACGCCCACCTCCACATCACCGCCAGGGCCCACATCGACGTCTCCGCCCCCTGCGAGTACACGCTCAGG GTGACAGATGTTTCTCTGGGCGGGTCGTCCCACGAGGAGCAGTTTGTGGCCGCcatcaccaagtctcctctgcgcTTCTCCTTCCAAGATGGCCGCGTGGAGCGCCTCTGCAGCCAGGTGTCGGAGCCCGCCTGGGTCCTCAACTTCAAGCGGGGCGTTCTCTCCACCTTCCAGAACTCCTTCACCAATAAAGGCACAGAG CAGGTGGAGGAGACCGATATTTCTGGAGTGTGTACGACTGCGTACAGAAGCGTATCTGAGGGTGACGTAGTGAGCATAGAGAAGACCAAGGACCTCACTTCTTGCACCGGAAGACCCAGTCTGTCGTCGTACATAACTTCCAGTAGCTACATCACCGACTCCCCCGTGCAGAGTCTGCCGGTCTTCAAGAGCACGAGCACCTGCAGACAGAGAATAGAAGAAGGA
- the LOC138359573 gene encoding antho-RFamide neuropeptides type 1-like encodes MIGRAREQAKKGGEGWNDQFHKGRYKDQSHKGRYKDQSHKGRYKDQSHKGRYKDQSQKGRYKNQFHKGRYKDQSHKGRYKDQSHKGRYKDQSHKGRYKDQSHKGRYKDQFHKGRCSHSCSSSSS; translated from the coding sequence ATGATTGGGCGAGCAAGGGAACAAGCAAAGAAAGGTGGAGAGGGATGGAACGATCAGTTCCACAAGGGACGGTACAAAGATCAGTCCCACAAGGGACGGTACAAAGATCAGTCCCACAAGGGACGGTACAAAGATCAGTCCCACAAGGGACGGTACAAAGATCAGTCCCAAAAGGGACGGTACAAAAATCAGTTCCACAAGGGACGGTACAAAGATCAGTCCCACAAGGGACGGTACAAAGATCAGTCCCACAAGGGACGGTACAAAGATCAGTCCCACAAGGGACGGTACAAAGATCAGTCCCACAAGGGACGGTACAAAGATCAGTTCCACAAGGGACGGTGCTCGCACAGCTGCTCTTCCTCATCatcataa